A stretch of the Dioscorea cayenensis subsp. rotundata cultivar TDr96_F1 chromosome 4, TDr96_F1_v2_PseudoChromosome.rev07_lg8_w22 25.fasta, whole genome shotgun sequence genome encodes the following:
- the LOC120258223 gene encoding protein decapping 5 — MASDGLSSGAASSSSSSASSSSSSAGDSYIGSLISLTSKSDIRYEGILASISPQDSTIALQNVRSFGTEGRRKDGPQVPPIDKVYEYILFRGSDIKDLQVKSSPVHSKPQAYSDPAIIQSHYSYAPASTGSATVGGRTFSGPSAHSGNSAGGMSTIPDASSLYRTAAHLPSPTSTDINGVSLSAPAYWQEYAGATGALGHSQQQSVPSPISSVPLHNELQYGKGLAPSSMPQLPQQAHGLTFNSSTTPLLVPANSSDLSSSTSNASLLTHPLSHSSLSLPSHLQPLSSFASPDQELNINMKSYSWQTITSVKPSRPFSAISIFNDEQYFWSIAIILFHSRCTGNFYTNVDP, encoded by the exons ATGGCGTCCGACGGATTGAGCTCCGGTGCGgcgtcctcctcctcctctagcGCCTCCTCTTCGTCCTCGTCGGCTGGCGATTCCTATATCGGTAGCTTGATTAGCCTCACCTCCAAGTCCGATATCCGCTACGAGGGCATCCTGGCCTCCATCAGCCCCCAGGACTCCACGATCGCTCTCCAAAAtg TGAGGTCGTTTGGAACAGAAGGACGAAGGAAGGATGGACCTCAGGTCCCGCCAATTGACAAGGTTTATGAATATATTCTCTTCAGAGGAAGCGATATCAAG GATCTGCAAGTTAAGTCGTCTCCTGTTCATTCAAAGCCTCAGGCATACAGTGACCCAGCTATAATTCAG TCACACTATTCTTATGCACCTGCTTCTACTGGTTCAGCTACAGTCGGAGGTAGAACATTTAGTGGTCCAAGTGCTCATTCTGGAAACTCTGCTGGTGGCATGAGTACAATTCCAGATGCATCATCTTTATACAGAACTGCAGCCCATCTCCCTTCACCTACTTCTACAGATATAAATGGTGTTTCTTTGTCTGCTCCTGCATATTGGCAAGAATATGCTGGTGCAACAGGGGCCTTAGGTCATTCCCAACAACAATCTGTTCCTTCTCCAATCTCTTCGGTGCCGCTGCATAATGAGTTGCAGTATGGTAAGGGTCTTGCACCCTCCAGCATGCCTCAGCTTCCACAGCAAGCTCACGGTTTGACCTTTAACTCTAGCACGACTCCTCTGTTGGTACCCGCTAATTCTTCTGACTTGTCATCATCAACCAGCAATGCTTCCTTGTTAACTCACCCCTTGTCTCATTCTTCTTTGTCTTTGCCATCTCATTTGCAACCATTATCTTCATTTGCTTCACCTGATCAAgagttaaatattaatatgaaatCCTATTCCTGGCAGACCATCACCTCTGTTAAACCCTCTCGACCCTTCTCTGCCATATCCATCTTCAATGATGAGCAATACTTCTGGTCCATTGCCATCATTCTCTTCCATTCCAGATGTACTGGTAACTTCTACACCAATGTTGATCCCTGA
- the LOC120258222 gene encoding LOW QUALITY PROTEIN: long-chain-alcohol oxidase FAO4A-like (The sequence of the model RefSeq protein was modified relative to this genomic sequence to represent the inferred CDS: deleted 1 base in 1 codon): MDVAKMPNRLSTDEMSVDLEAALRFSNGVSQAPPVNKLTAREMESLIAISDTFLPSIQLNSANYSTSLQTFFSTSASMLGTPEVVGVYLSGKLQHVMLGLLRLGLWLLSTWYGTLILCGYKSMSSRFPYFHKFSQLELRRREEIMKSWSSSYIYLLRQLFVGVKFIVMLAHFTQLDENNENPTWKAIGYCGPDPDHVDRVKQSNESEQAQVDGLGPLHRTLVHLDSPIETLSKALAQARLSITSRPNPLPTIRCDVVVVGSGSGGGVVAGVLAQAGYKVVVLEKGHYHARNKLSLIEGPSLDQMYERNGLLATADMGVTILAGSTVGGGSAINWSASIRTPDKVMGEWREKLGLELFGSEAYEHALDVVCKRMGVHPDVEEESLNNAVLRRGCKELGYPVKNIPRNAPSDHHCGWCCFGCKDGRKKGTLETWLVDMVESGNGVIIPGSKAIRVIYENRGREKKVATGVVFEFENGWSGEKEKCMVEAKVTVVACGALNTPVLLKKSGLRNKNIGKHLHLHPVVMGWGYFPEKEARWDVDKNSYEGAIMTAMHTVVRDGYGAIIQTPSLHPGLFSVVTPWLSGEDFKWRMTRFARTAHLFTLARDRGEGEVDESGSIRYRMDGHDERNLKKGVEKMMRIIAAAGATEIGTVHKEGEKLDLRTASSHEFERFVRRMGRKRVTGLRTPVCSAHQMGSCRMGVRPETSAVDPKGETWEVQGLYVADTSVFPTALGVNPMVTVQAIAYCTALSVAEVLRRKVK; the protein is encoded by the exons ATGGATGTTGCTAAGATGCCAAACAGGTTATCAACAGATGAGATGTCAGTAGACCTTGAAGCTGCCTTAAGGTTCAGCAATGGAGTATCTCAAGCTCCTCCAGTAAACAAACTTACTGCTAGAGAGATGGAGTCTCTCATTGCCATTAGTGACACCTTCTTACCCTCCATTCAGCTCAACTCTGCAAATTATAGTACCAGTCTCCAAACCTTCTTCTCCACTTCTGCTTCCATGCTTGGCACTCCAGAAGTA GTTGGAGTGTATTTATCTGGGAAGTTGCAGCATGTGATGCTAGGTTTGCTGAGGTTGGGACTGTGGTTGCTGTCAACTTGGTATGGGACTTTGATACTTTGTGGCTATAAGAGCATGTCAAGTAGGTTCCCTTACTTCCATAAGTTTTCCCAACTGGAATTAAGGAGAAGAGAGGAGATCATGAAGTCTTGGTCATCCAGTTACATTTATCTCTTAAGGCAGCTCTTTGTGGGTGTGAAGTTCATTGTGATGCTTGCCCATTTCACTCAG CTGGATGAGAACAACGAGAATCCTACTTGGAAGGCGATTGGTTACTGTGGGCCCGATCCAGATCACGTTGACCGGGTCAAACAAAGCAATGAAAGCGAGCAAGCCCAAGTTGATGGGCTAGGTCCACTACACAGAACTTTAGTCCACTTAGACAGCCCAATAGAGACGCTTTCCAAAGCTTTGGCCCAAGCCAGGCTTTCCATCACATCCCGGCCCAACCCACTCCCAACCATCCGCTGTGACGTCGTGGTCGTCGGCTCCGGCTCCGGCGGAGGAGTCGTCGCCGGTGTCCTAGCTCAAGCCGGCTACAAGGTCGTTGTCCTCGAGAAAGGTCACTATCATGCCAGGAACAAGCTCAGTCTCATAGAAGGTCCTTCGCTGGACCAGATGTATGAGAGGAATGGCCTCCTCGCTACGGCCGACATGGGGGTCACAATCCTCGCCGGTTCCACCGTAGGAGGTGGTTCAGCCATCAACTGGTCGGCGTCAATCCGAACTCCGGATAAAGTGATGGGTGAGTGGCGGGAGAAGCTTGGGCTTGAGCTGTTCGGCAGTGAGGCCTACGAGCACGCCCTGGATGTGGTGTGTAAGCGCATGGGAGTGCACCCGGACGTAGAGGAAGAGAGCCTAAACAATGCCGTACTCCGACGAGGGTGCAAGGAACTCGGATATCCAGTAAAGAATATACCGAGAAACGCACCTTCCGATCACCACTGTGGGTGGTGCTGTTTTGGTTGCAAGGATGGTAGGAAAAAGGGGACGTTAGAGACATGGCTGGTGGACATGGTTGAATCTGGGAATGGAGTTATAATCCCAGGGAGCAAGGCCATAAGAGTGATCTACGAGAACAGgggaagggagaagaaggtggcaACAGGAGTGGTGTTTGAGTTCGAGAATGGGTGGTCAGGGGAGAAGGAGAAGTGTATGGTGGAGGCCAAGGTGACGGTGGTGGCGTGTGGGGCATTGAACACTCCGGTGTTGCTGAAGAAGAGTGGGTTGAGGAACAAGAATATAGGGAAGCACTTGCACTTGCATCCAGTGGTGATGGGGTGGGGGTACTTCCCGGAGAAAGAGGCGAGATGGGACGTGGATAAGAACAGTTATGAAGGGGCGATCATGACGGCTATGCATACTGTGGTGCGGGATGGGTACGGGGCGATCATACAGACACCGTCTTTGCACCCGGGGTTGTTCTCGGTGGTGACGCCGTGGCTGTCAGGGGAGGACTTCAAATGGAGGATGACCAGGTTTGCAAGGACAGCACATCTGTTTACGTTGGCGAGGGATAGAGGGGAAGGAGAGGTGGATGAGTCAGGATCCATCAGGTATAGGATGGAT GGTCATGATGAGAGGAATTTGAAGAAAGGGGtggagaagatgatgaggaTAATAGCAGCGGCCGGGGCGACGGAAATAGGGACGGTCCATAAAGAGGGAGAGAAGCTGGATTTGAGGACGGCAAGCTCTCATGAGTTTGAGAGGTTTGTGAGGAGGATGGGAAGGAAAAGGGTGACGGGTCTGAGGACGCCAGTGTGCTCGGCGCACCAAATGGGAAGTTGTAGGATGGGTGTGAGGCCGGAGACTTCAGCGGTGGACCCAAAGGGAGAGACTTGGGAAGTTCAGGGACTGTATGTGGCTGATACCAGTGTCTTCCCAACGGCGCTTGGTGTGAATCCCATGGTTACTGTTCAGGCCATTGCTTACTGTACTGCTCTGTCTGTGGCGGAGGTGCTCAGGAGAAAGgtgaaatga